In a single window of the Nicotiana tomentosiformis chromosome 8, ASM39032v3, whole genome shotgun sequence genome:
- the LOC104101342 gene encoding LOB domain-containing protein 7-like — protein sequence MTNVVNNTQNISPLATPASATTYAVTTSTGSNPSNITRVASRGGGGGGSGANGSQACAACKYQRRRCASVCPLAPYFPAERQKDFLNAHKLFGVSNILKVLKNVPPFQKDNAMKALIFEANIRADDPVGGSHRVIQNLHRQINLYQAQLQLVYHQIVRVQEAAIQEQQNFNTMASVRGTNSTLNFDMLPLHDLHGFDRSNSISLGEAGSSSQIVKGKGVERFSSAEEFEAKTMMTHSDGKQPLVESEHIKPYFGSIHNFKGKGVTTELSDDKVVSKATIN from the exons ATGACAAATGTTGTCAACAACACTCAAAATATCTCCCCTCTAGCTACTCCTGCTTCTGCTACTACTTATGCAGTCACTACTTCCACTGGAAGTAACCCGAGTAACATTACAAGGGTTGCTTCCCGAGGCGGTGGCGGCGGTGGAAGTGGAGCAAATGGTTCGCAAGCTTGCGCTGCGTGCAAGTATCAACGCAGAAGATGTGCGTCTGTTTGTCCGTTAGCCCCTTATTTTCCAGCCGAAAGGCAGAAAGATTTTCTCAATGCCCACAAACTTTTCGGTGTTAGTAACATATTGAAGGTCCTAAAAAATGTGCCTCCGTTTCAGAAAGACAACGCTATGAAAGCATTAATCTTTGAGGCTAATATTCGTGCCGACGACCCTGTTGGAGGGAGTCATCGAGTCATCCAGAATCTACATCGGCAAATTAATCTATATCAGGCACAATTGCAACTTGTTTATCACCAAATTGTGCGGGTCCAAGAGGCTGCTATCCAAGAACAGCAAAATTTTAATACGATGGCTTCAGTTCGTGGAACTAATAGTACTTTGAATTTTGATATGTTGCCGCTGCATGACCTTCATGGCTTCGACAGATCTAATTCAATTTCTCTTGGAGAAGCAGGATCAAGCAGTCAAATAGTAAAAGGAAAAGGAGTCGAGAGATTCAGTAGTGCTGAAGAATTTGAAGCTAAAACAATGATGACACATTCAGATGGCAAACAACCTTTGGTTGAATCTGAGCATATCAAGCCATATTTTGGAAGTATTCATAATTTTAAAGGCAAAGGAGTAACAACAGAATTAAG TGATGACAAAGTGGTGTCAAAAGCAACAATAAATTGA